Proteins found in one Corynebacterium freneyi genomic segment:
- the rpsA gene encoding 30S ribosomal protein S1 yields MPTSNTPQVAVNDIGTAEDFLAAVDSTIKYFNDGDIVEGTVVKVDRDEVLLDIGYKTEGVIPSRELSIKHDVDPDEVVEVGDEIDALVLTKEDKEGRLILSKKRAQYERAWGTIEDLKEKDEPVTGTVIEVVKGGLILDIGLRGFLPASLVEMRRVRDLQPYIGQELEAKIIELDKNRNNVVLSRRAWLEQTQSEVRSEFLHQLQKGQVRKGVVSSIVNFGAFVDLGGVDGLVHVSELSWKHIDHPSEVVQVGDEVTVEVLEVDLNRERVSLSLKATQEDPWRVFARTHAIGQIVPGKVTKLVPFGAFVRVEEGIEGLVHISELAERHVDVPDQIVSVGEEAMVKVIDIDLDRRRISLSLKQADEDFTDEFDPTKYGMGDSYDEQGNYIFPEGFDPETNEWMEGYETQRAEWEARYAEAERHHQLHAAQIERHRAQAAEAAATPSNYSSETSENAPASTEAPAESGGTLASDEQLAALRARLSGN; encoded by the coding sequence ATGCCCACCTCCAACACCCCTCAGGTCGCCGTCAACGACATCGGCACCGCTGAGGATTTCCTCGCCGCCGTCGACTCCACGATCAAGTACTTCAACGATGGCGACATCGTCGAGGGCACCGTCGTCAAGGTCGACCGCGACGAGGTCCTGCTCGACATCGGCTACAAGACGGAGGGCGTCATCCCCTCCCGCGAGCTGTCCATCAAGCACGATGTCGACCCCGACGAGGTGGTCGAGGTCGGTGACGAGATCGACGCCCTGGTCCTCACCAAGGAGGACAAGGAAGGCCGCCTGATCCTGTCCAAGAAGCGTGCCCAGTACGAGCGCGCCTGGGGCACCATCGAGGACCTCAAGGAGAAGGACGAGCCGGTCACCGGTACCGTCATCGAGGTCGTCAAGGGCGGCCTGATCCTGGACATCGGCCTGCGCGGCTTCCTGCCGGCGTCGCTGGTCGAGATGCGCCGCGTCCGCGACCTGCAGCCGTACATCGGCCAGGAGCTCGAGGCGAAGATCATCGAGCTGGACAAGAACCGCAACAACGTGGTCCTGTCCCGCCGTGCGTGGCTCGAGCAGACCCAGTCCGAGGTCCGCTCCGAGTTCCTGCACCAGCTGCAGAAGGGCCAGGTCCGCAAGGGCGTCGTGTCCTCCATCGTCAACTTCGGCGCCTTCGTCGATCTCGGCGGCGTCGACGGCCTGGTCCACGTTTCCGAGCTGTCCTGGAAGCACATCGACCACCCGTCCGAGGTCGTCCAGGTCGGCGACGAGGTCACCGTCGAGGTTCTCGAGGTCGACCTGAACCGCGAGCGCGTCTCCCTGTCGCTGAAGGCGACCCAGGAGGACCCGTGGCGCGTCTTCGCCCGCACCCACGCCATCGGCCAGATCGTCCCGGGCAAGGTCACCAAGCTGGTGCCGTTCGGTGCGTTCGTCCGCGTCGAGGAGGGCATCGAGGGCCTGGTCCACATCTCCGAGCTGGCCGAGCGCCACGTCGACGTCCCGGACCAGATCGTGTCCGTCGGCGAGGAGGCCATGGTCAAGGTCATCGACATCGACCTGGACCGTCGTCGCATCTCCCTGTCGCTGAAGCAGGCCGACGAGGACTTCACCGACGAGTTCGACCCGACCAAGTACGGCATGGGCGACTCCTACGACGAGCAGGGCAACTACATCTTCCCGGAGGGCTTCGACCCGGAGACCAACGAGTGGATGGAGGGCTACGAGACCCAGCGCGCCGAGTGGGAGGCCCGCTACGCCGAGGCGGAGCGCCACCACCAGCTGCACGCCGCCCAGATCGAGCGTCACCGTGCGCAGGCCGCCGAGGCCGCCGCGACCCCGTCGAACTACTCGTCCGAGACTTCGGAGAACGCCCCGGCGTCGACCGAGGCTCCGGCCGAGTCCGGCGGCACCCTCGCCTCCGACGAGCAGCTGGCCGCCCTGCGCGCCCGCCTGTCCGGCAACTGA